One Burkholderia pyrrocinia DNA segment encodes these proteins:
- a CDS encoding NAD-dependent epimerase/dehydratase family protein encodes MTRSEAGRPSRRAFVTGLTGFTGRYMAERLQAAGHEVWGTIAPGAPRPDDPAFAHCTLLPVDLLDADAVRAAAADARPDAVVHLAARAHVAQDEPSQTYAVNIVGTRNLLAALAGLDQRPSAVLLASSANIYGNSTAGVLDETVAPAPANDYSVSKLAMEYAAKLWADRLPIVIARPFNYTGVGQGEAYLLPKLAAHYARNEPRISLGNLDVSRDFSDVRDVTAAYLKLIEAAPAGETFNVCSEHAYSLKEVLVMLSRIAGYVIDVTVDPRFVRHNEVKSLSGSRDKLRRAVGELPVTPLDETLRWMVEAMRAAPRGHAG; translated from the coding sequence ATGACACGTTCTGAAGCCGGACGCCCGTCGCGCCGTGCGTTCGTCACGGGCCTGACGGGCTTCACGGGCCGCTACATGGCCGAACGCCTGCAGGCGGCCGGCCATGAGGTCTGGGGCACGATCGCGCCCGGCGCGCCGCGGCCCGACGATCCGGCCTTCGCGCACTGCACGCTGCTGCCCGTCGACCTGCTCGACGCGGACGCGGTGCGCGCGGCGGCCGCCGATGCGCGACCCGATGCGGTCGTGCATCTCGCCGCGCGTGCGCACGTCGCGCAGGACGAGCCGTCGCAGACCTACGCAGTCAATATCGTCGGCACGCGCAACCTGCTGGCCGCGCTCGCGGGCCTCGACCAACGTCCGTCGGCCGTGCTGCTCGCGAGCAGCGCGAACATCTACGGCAATTCGACGGCCGGCGTGCTCGACGAGACCGTCGCGCCGGCCCCCGCGAACGACTACTCGGTCAGCAAGCTCGCGATGGAATACGCGGCGAAGCTGTGGGCCGACCGGCTGCCGATCGTGATCGCGCGGCCGTTCAACTACACGGGCGTCGGCCAGGGCGAAGCGTATCTGCTGCCGAAGCTCGCCGCGCACTACGCGCGCAACGAACCGCGCATCTCGCTCGGCAATCTCGACGTGAGCCGCGATTTCTCCGACGTGCGCGACGTGACGGCCGCGTATCTGAAGCTGATCGAAGCCGCGCCGGCCGGCGAGACGTTCAACGTCTGCTCGGAGCACGCGTATTCGCTGAAGGAAGTGCTGGTGATGCTGTCGCGCATCGCCGGTTACGTGATCGACGTGACGGTCGATCCGCGGTTCGTGCGGCACAACGAGGTGAAGAGCCTGAGCGGGTCGCGCGACAAGCTGCGGCGCGCGGTGGGCGAGCTGCCCGTCACGCCGCTCGACGAAACGCTGCGGTGGATGGTGGAGGCGATGCGCGCCGCGCCGCGCGGGCACGCCGGCTGA
- a CDS encoding O-succinylhomoserine sulfhydrylase, with protein MDDSLNFDTLAVRAGTLRSDFNEHSEALFLTSSFCFQSAADAAERFANSEDYFTYSRFTNPTVTMFQERLAALEGGEACIATASGMAAIMSVVMSALQAGDHLVSSRSLFGSTLGMFSQIFSKFGITTTFVDPTDLNAWREAVRPETKMFFLETPSNPLTELADIEAIGKIAKQANALFVVDNCFCSPVLQQPLKLGADVVMHSATKFLDGQGRVLGGALVGSKEFIMGKVFPFVRSAGPTLSAFNAWVLLKGMETLSLRVEKQSANALEIARWLDSHPAVARVFHPGLESHPQYELAKRQQKAGGAILSFELKGDTPEQQRANAWRVIDSTKLISITGNLGDTRTTITHPATTTHGRITPEARAAAGITEGLIRLSVGLENAGDLRNDLARGLEG; from the coding sequence ATGGACGACTCCCTCAACTTCGACACGCTTGCCGTGCGCGCGGGCACGCTGCGCAGCGACTTCAACGAGCACTCGGAAGCGTTGTTCCTCACGTCGAGCTTCTGCTTCCAGAGCGCGGCCGACGCGGCCGAGCGCTTCGCGAATTCGGAAGACTACTTCACCTATTCGCGCTTCACGAACCCGACCGTCACCATGTTCCAGGAGCGTCTCGCGGCGCTCGAGGGCGGCGAGGCGTGCATCGCGACCGCGTCGGGGATGGCCGCGATCATGTCGGTCGTGATGTCCGCGCTGCAGGCGGGCGACCACCTCGTCAGCTCGCGCAGCCTGTTCGGCTCGACGCTCGGGATGTTCTCGCAGATCTTCAGCAAGTTCGGGATCACGACGACCTTCGTCGACCCGACCGACCTGAACGCATGGCGGGAAGCCGTGCGGCCCGAAACGAAGATGTTCTTCCTCGAGACGCCGTCGAACCCGCTGACCGAACTCGCCGACATCGAAGCGATCGGCAAGATCGCGAAGCAGGCCAACGCGCTGTTCGTCGTCGACAACTGTTTCTGCAGCCCGGTGCTGCAGCAGCCGCTGAAGCTGGGTGCGGACGTCGTGATGCACTCGGCCACGAAATTCCTCGACGGGCAGGGCCGCGTGCTCGGCGGCGCGCTGGTCGGGTCGAAGGAATTCATCATGGGCAAGGTGTTCCCGTTCGTGCGCAGCGCGGGCCCGACGCTGTCGGCTTTCAACGCGTGGGTGCTGCTGAAGGGGATGGAGACGCTGTCGCTGCGCGTCGAGAAGCAATCGGCGAATGCGCTGGAAATCGCGCGCTGGCTCGATTCGCATCCGGCGGTCGCACGCGTGTTCCATCCGGGCCTCGAGTCGCACCCGCAGTACGAACTCGCGAAGCGTCAGCAGAAGGCGGGCGGCGCGATCCTGTCGTTCGAGCTGAAGGGCGACACGCCCGAGCAGCAGCGCGCGAACGCATGGCGCGTGATCGACAGCACGAAGCTGATCTCGATCACCGGCAACCTCGGCGATACGCGTACGACGATCACGCATCCGGCGACGACGACGCACGGTCGCATCACGCCGGAAGCACGTGCGGCGGCGGGGATCACCGAAGGGCTGATCCGCTTGTCGGTCGGCCTCGAGAACGCGGGCGACCTGCGTAACGATCTCGCGCGCGGCCTCGAGGGCTGA